The proteins below are encoded in one region of Fimbriimonadaceae bacterium:
- the ybeY gene encoding rRNA maturation RNase YbeY, whose amino-acid sequence MPSPKITVRNETARRLRQSTLRGALATLCERHRVPNATIDVLLTDDEGIRALNRDHRGLDESTDVLSWPGPGAPGTPLGDIAISLDFAERGARERGWPVHVELAHLAVHGGLHLLGYDDETDTGRGEMVSLMNETLAACGLPTDPHWHSAPH is encoded by the coding sequence GTGCCGAGCCCGAAGATCACTGTCCGGAACGAAACGGCCCGAAGGCTCCGGCAATCGACCCTGCGGGGGGCCCTGGCCACGCTCTGCGAGCGCCACCGCGTCCCAAATGCGACCATCGACGTGCTCTTGACCGACGACGAAGGCATCCGTGCCCTGAACCGAGACCATCGAGGGCTGGACGAATCGACCGACGTGCTCTCTTGGCCGGGGCCGGGGGCGCCCGGCACGCCCCTGGGCGACATCGCCATTTCCCTGGACTTCGCCGAGCGCGGGGCCCGCGAGCGCGGCTGGCCCGTCCATGTCGAACTCGCCCACCTCGCCGTGCACGGCGGCCTCCACTTGCTCGGCTATGACGACGAGACGGACACTGGGCGCGGCGAAATGGTGTCCCTCATGAACGAGACCCTCGCCGCATGCGGGCTCCCTACCGACCCCCATTGGCACTCGGCTCCGCACTGA
- a CDS encoding HDOD domain-containing protein — protein sequence MSSTITLEDIVKRTPDLPSLPAAAMKVMREADSSTSNARSIANILAQDQALTARVLRLANSAYYGLQRKVSNLQESVVVLGMRCVRNLCMVAATYPWMSRKLDGYNLGPKELWTHSFGTALGAQLAAQECKKCDPDLAFTAGLLHDIGKVALSVWLENKSNLIAEYSAKANVPFDEAERKILGYDHTEVGEHLGRQWNLPDEIVSAIRYHHEPDECPEPSALVDCVHVGNFLTLTMGFGLGGDGLLYRVCEGSFERLGLKPDDLDALADTFVVGYEEYEKLFAELARI from the coding sequence ATGTCATCTACCATCACGCTCGAAGACATCGTCAAGCGGACACCCGACTTGCCGAGCCTGCCCGCCGCCGCCATGAAGGTCATGCGCGAAGCGGACAGCAGCACCAGCAACGCTCGGAGCATCGCGAACATCCTGGCTCAAGACCAGGCGCTGACGGCACGGGTGCTGCGCCTTGCGAACTCTGCCTACTACGGTCTGCAGCGCAAGGTCTCGAACCTCCAGGAGTCGGTGGTCGTGCTCGGTATGCGGTGCGTCCGCAACCTCTGCATGGTCGCGGCGACCTACCCCTGGATGAGCCGTAAACTCGACGGCTACAACCTCGGGCCGAAGGAGCTGTGGACGCACTCGTTCGGGACGGCCCTCGGCGCACAGCTCGCCGCCCAAGAGTGCAAGAAGTGCGACCCGGACCTCGCCTTTACCGCCGGCCTGTTGCACGACATCGGAAAGGTCGCGCTCAGCGTGTGGCTCGAGAACAAGAGCAATTTGATCGCGGAGTACAGCGCGAAGGCCAACGTCCCCTTTGACGAGGCGGAGCGCAAGATCCTGGGATATGACCACACCGAGGTCGGCGAGCATCTGGGCCGCCAATGGAACCTTCCTGACGAGATCGTCTCGGCGATCCGCTACCACCACGAGCCCGACGAGTGCCCCGAGCCTTCGGCCTTGGTGGACTGCGTCCACGTCGGCAACTTCCTTACACTTACGATGGGCTTCGGACTCGGCGGCGACGGACTTCTGTACCGAGTCTGCGAGGGCAGCTTCGAGCGGCTCGGCCTGAAGCCTGACGATCTCGATGCGCTGGCCGATACTTTTGTGGTGGGCTACGAGGAGTACGAGAAGCTGTTCGCGGAGCTGGCGAGGATATGA
- a CDS encoding chemotaxis protein CheD — protein MAASVMVGMADLQVSDRPIIYSCLGLGSCIGLLAYDPTSRVSAMVHIMLPEAFKDKPVDKPGKFADTGLPALAEGMAKLGADMSKVVVAYAGGAQVFRAGNADPSSTSRLDVGARNSVAVEKWLREARWRVVAFDVGGGTGRTMIADLTTGVVKVKTIHKGEQQLCSLRV, from the coding sequence GTGGCAGCGAGCGTCATGGTGGGAATGGCCGACCTCCAGGTATCCGATCGGCCGATCATCTACTCCTGCCTAGGTTTGGGAAGTTGCATCGGGTTGCTGGCCTATGACCCGACGAGCCGCGTCTCCGCGATGGTGCACATCATGCTCCCGGAGGCGTTCAAGGACAAGCCGGTGGACAAGCCGGGCAAGTTCGCGGACACCGGCTTGCCCGCTTTGGCCGAGGGGATGGCAAAGCTCGGTGCGGACATGAGCAAAGTCGTCGTCGCCTATGCGGGAGGCGCCCAAGTCTTCCGGGCCGGGAACGCCGACCCCAGTTCGACCAGCCGCTTGGACGTCGGCGCACGGAACTCTGTGGCCGTCGAAAAGTGGCTGCGCGAGGCTCGCTGGCGGGTCGTCGCCTTCGACGTGGGGGGCGGAACGGGCCGAACTATGATCGCAGACCTGACGACGGGGGTCGTAAAGGTCAAGACTATCCATAAGGGCGAACAGCAGCTTTGTTCGCTGAGGGTTTAG
- a CDS encoding rhomboid family intramembrane serine protease, whose translation MTSPRLAVPWATIALVFACLAVAFLGVFDPGSTERLAYLPARPSLAAALTCLFVHANLVHLLGNMVFLAAVGPRVESAAGHWGLLAIFLGGGAAGVLAHQGIMASLGANTPLVGASGAIAGIAGYAAIRYMHRRVPLAPRVTVTVGAVTLAWVVLQAVGAFVAIGGFPVTAFWSHLAGFFFGLVASLVMRAPEQARLQFGYETLDRMGDRGPGAVLRAAEAHLAEHPDDPRALRELAEALHSMGETAHEAQIRARLVEAVPEAERAAALADLARAQGLRFLSPIRRMRLASELSDPILRRSLYESVLAEPEGESQRPFALLNLVEMGADEAGAHVRELREQFEFHPASDAARAKGLLR comes from the coding sequence ATGACCAGCCCTCGCCTCGCCGTCCCCTGGGCGACCATCGCCTTGGTCTTTGCCTGCCTTGCTGTGGCGTTCTTGGGCGTCTTCGACCCGGGGTCGACCGAGCGGCTCGCCTACCTGCCCGCGCGCCCCAGCCTGGCTGCCGCCCTCACGTGCCTCTTCGTTCATGCGAACCTGGTCCACCTGCTCGGCAACATGGTGTTCCTGGCGGCGGTCGGCCCTCGGGTGGAGTCCGCGGCGGGCCACTGGGGCTTGCTCGCGATCTTCTTGGGCGGCGGGGCGGCCGGGGTCCTGGCCCACCAAGGCATCATGGCGAGCCTGGGAGCGAACACCCCCCTGGTCGGCGCGAGCGGCGCCATCGCGGGGATCGCCGGCTATGCGGCGATCCGCTACATGCACCGCCGCGTTCCGCTCGCCCCCCGGGTCACGGTGACGGTCGGCGCGGTGACCCTCGCTTGGGTGGTGCTGCAGGCGGTGGGCGCGTTCGTGGCCATCGGCGGCTTCCCCGTCACCGCGTTCTGGTCGCACCTGGCCGGGTTTTTCTTCGGGCTGGTGGCCAGCCTCGTGATGCGCGCCCCGGAGCAGGCGCGGCTCCAATTCGGCTATGAGACGCTCGACCGCATGGGCGACCGGGGCCCCGGCGCCGTCCTGCGCGCGGCCGAAGCCCACCTCGCCGAGCACCCCGACGACCCACGCGCCCTGCGCGAACTCGCGGAAGCGCTCCACTCCATGGGCGAGACCGCCCACGAAGCCCAGATCCGGGCGCGCCTGGTCGAAGCCGTCCCGGAAGCAGAACGCGCGGCGGCGCTCGCCGACCTCGCGAGGGCGCAGGGGCTGCGGTTCCTCTCCCCCATCCGCCGCATGCGGCTCGCCTCCGAGCTTAGCGACCCGATTCTGCGCCGCTCTCTCTACGAGAGCGTGCTGGCCGAGCCGGAAGGCGAGAGCCAGCGGCCCTTCGCCCTGCTTAACCTGGTGGAGATGGGCGCGGACGAGGCGGGGGCCCACGTCCGCGAGCTGCGAGAGCAATTCGAGTTCCACCCAGCCAGCGACGCCGCCCGCGCGAAGGGGCTGCTGCGTTGA
- a CDS encoding lysophospholipid acyltransferase family protein has translation MKQHWRNVRPYVLGPLILRLARLLGSTWKIRTVGYEDVEALPGGKIFSGWHGTTFTAAVLFRGKGVWTIISQSKDGDMQNIIFSGFGFRTIRGSTGRGGARAAAESIRVLKQGATMAFTPDGPRGPTHVVQPGIIVMAKKAGVPIVPVGVSAERRWLAPTWDRYMVPKPFARCVMVFGEPHRIPRDADEAALEEARLAFEKAMLEVEAEAERLAGHETATPS, from the coding sequence TTGAAGCAGCACTGGCGCAACGTGCGGCCCTACGTCCTGGGGCCGCTCATCCTGCGCTTGGCCCGGCTCCTGGGATCCACCTGGAAGATCCGCACGGTGGGGTACGAGGACGTCGAGGCCTTGCCGGGCGGCAAGATCTTTTCCGGCTGGCACGGGACGACCTTCACGGCGGCGGTGCTTTTCCGGGGCAAGGGAGTCTGGACGATCATCAGCCAGAGCAAGGACGGGGACATGCAGAACATCATCTTCTCCGGCTTTGGATTCCGCACCATCCGCGGCTCGACCGGGCGCGGAGGGGCCAGGGCGGCGGCGGAGAGCATCCGCGTCCTGAAGCAAGGCGCGACGATGGCGTTCACCCCGGACGGCCCCCGGGGGCCGACCCACGTCGTCCAGCCCGGCATCATCGTCATGGCGAAGAAGGCGGGGGTGCCGATCGTGCCGGTCGGCGTCTCGGCCGAGCGCCGGTGGCTCGCGCCGACTTGGGACCGCTACATGGTGCCGAAGCCCTTCGCCCGTTGCGTGATGGTCTTCGGAGAGCCGCACCGCATTCCGCGGGACGCCGACGAAGCCGCGCTAGAAGAGGCGAGGCTCGCCTTCGAAAAGGCCATGCTCGAGGTCGAGGCGGAAGCCGAGCGGCTCGCGGGTCACGAGACGGCGACGCCTTCCTGA
- a CDS encoding YebC/PmpR family DNA-binding transcriptional regulator — MAGHSKWKNIRLRKGKQDAIRGKLFTKLAREIIVAAKSGGGDPAINATLRVAIDKAKAASVPKDNIDRAIAKGAGGGEGTNYEEILYEGTGPGGVAFMVEVFSDNRNRTVGELRHAFTKHGGALGENGSVAWQFKQVGQISVKKSAVDEETLTLAAIDAGADEVTGDDDEYWTIETPVSALHACNDALNAAGIPTEDVEVTRLPTNMATPDASVLPKVVRLLDALEELDDVKETYINVEIPEDVYENA, encoded by the coding sequence ATGGCGGGGCATAGCAAATGGAAGAACATTCGCCTGCGGAAAGGCAAGCAGGACGCGATCCGCGGCAAGCTGTTCACGAAGCTGGCGCGGGAGATCATCGTGGCAGCGAAGTCCGGTGGGGGCGACCCCGCGATCAACGCCACATTGCGCGTCGCGATTGACAAGGCGAAGGCGGCCTCTGTGCCGAAGGACAACATCGACCGCGCCATCGCCAAGGGCGCAGGCGGCGGCGAAGGCACCAACTACGAAGAGATCCTCTATGAAGGCACCGGCCCTGGCGGGGTCGCGTTCATGGTCGAGGTCTTTTCGGACAACCGGAACCGCACGGTCGGGGAGCTCCGCCACGCTTTCACCAAGCACGGTGGCGCGCTCGGTGAGAACGGGTCCGTCGCATGGCAGTTCAAGCAGGTGGGGCAGATCAGCGTGAAGAAGTCGGCCGTGGACGAGGAGACCCTCACGCTTGCCGCGATCGACGCCGGGGCGGACGAGGTCACCGGTGATGACGACGAGTACTGGACCATCGAGACGCCAGTCAGCGCCCTCCACGCCTGCAACGACGCCCTTAACGCGGCCGGCATCCCCACCGAGGACGTCGAGGTCACAAGGCTCCCGACCAACATGGCGACCCCGGACGCTTCCGTGTTGCCGAAGGTCGTCCGACTCCTCGACGCCCTGGAAGAGCTCGACGACGTCAAAGAGACTTACATCAATGTCGAGATTCCCGAAGACGTCTACGAGAACGCGTAA
- the accC gene encoding acetyl-CoA carboxylase biotin carboxylase subunit, producing MFKKVLVANRGEIACRVIRACHMLGVKAVSIYSQADADSRHVSMADESVCIGPGTNVESYLNAPNVLMAAEITGCDAVHPGFGYFSENDRFAEEVAVMGLKFIGPSVEAIRAMGDKASAKEAAVRADCPVVPGSDGVVEGESEAARIAAEIGYPVVMKACAGGGGRGIRRVNSADELVRNWDMARQEAQASFGDAGMIIEKCVVQPRHVEIQVLGDEHGRLVYLGERECSIQNRRHQKIVEEAPCAFITESQRREMGEAAVRVARTVGYSNAGTMEFLLDQDGKFYFLEMNTRIQVEHGVTEEVTGFDLVQWQIRIAAGEPLDFTQGDVAIRGHAIEARITAQDPDKDFAPSTGKITKWNPPGFGGVRLDTHVSTGFIVAPFYDPMIAKLIVKGKDRAEAVRLLAVALQEFEVEGIQTNIPFLRRLVADADYRSGNVDTGFVDRFLTEAPVEV from the coding sequence ATGTTCAAGAAAGTACTGGTCGCCAACCGCGGCGAGATCGCCTGCCGAGTTATCCGCGCCTGCCATATGCTGGGGGTCAAGGCCGTGTCGATCTACTCCCAGGCGGACGCGGACAGTCGCCATGTCTCGATGGCCGACGAGAGCGTCTGCATCGGTCCTGGCACCAACGTCGAGAGCTACCTGAACGCCCCGAACGTGCTCATGGCCGCCGAGATCACGGGTTGCGACGCCGTCCACCCCGGCTTCGGATACTTCAGCGAGAACGACCGTTTCGCGGAGGAGGTCGCGGTTATGGGCCTCAAGTTCATCGGCCCTTCGGTCGAGGCGATCCGCGCCATGGGCGACAAAGCCTCGGCCAAGGAGGCCGCGGTCCGGGCGGACTGCCCGGTCGTCCCGGGCTCTGACGGCGTGGTGGAAGGAGAGTCGGAGGCGGCCCGCATCGCCGCCGAGATCGGCTACCCCGTCGTGATGAAGGCGTGCGCGGGGGGCGGTGGCCGTGGCATCCGCCGCGTGAACTCGGCCGACGAGCTCGTGCGCAACTGGGACATGGCGCGGCAGGAAGCCCAGGCGAGCTTCGGCGACGCCGGGATGATCATCGAGAAGTGCGTGGTGCAGCCCCGTCACGTGGAGATCCAGGTCCTCGGCGACGAGCACGGGCGGCTGGTCTACCTGGGCGAGCGCGAGTGCTCGATCCAGAACCGCCGGCACCAGAAGATTGTGGAAGAGGCGCCCTGCGCCTTCATCACGGAAAGCCAGCGTAGGGAGATGGGTGAAGCGGCGGTGCGAGTGGCGCGGACGGTCGGCTACTCGAACGCGGGCACCATGGAGTTCCTGCTCGACCAAGACGGAAAGTTCTACTTCCTTGAGATGAACACGCGGATCCAGGTGGAGCACGGAGTCACCGAAGAGGTGACCGGGTTCGACCTCGTCCAGTGGCAGATCCGCATCGCCGCAGGGGAGCCCCTCGACTTCACCCAAGGCGACGTCGCCATCCGGGGCCACGCCATCGAAGCGCGGATCACTGCCCAAGACCCCGACAAAGACTTTGCCCCGTCCACCGGGAAGATCACGAAGTGGAACCCGCCCGGCTTCGGCGGCGTCCGCCTCGATACCCACGTCAGCACGGGCTTCATCGTCGCGCCGTTCTACGACCCCATGATCGCCAAGCTCATCGTGAAGGGGAAAGACAGGGCGGAAGCGGTGCGGCTGCTCGCGGTCGCGCTGCAAGAGTTCGAGGTCGAGGGCATCCAGACCAACATCCCCTTCCTTCGCAGGCTGGTGGCGGACGCGGACTACCGGTCCGGGAACGTGGACACGGGGTTCGTCGACCGCTTCCTCACCGAGGCTCCGGTTGAAGTCTGA
- a CDS encoding diacylglycerol kinase, giving the protein MATRDITGPFRVAFSGIVHTFRTQKHMRIHLFVTLITVLGALILNLRIREILVLMFMITFVLVAEMFNSAIEATVDLVSPNYHPLAKFAKDIAAGAVLVTTIMAIIVGSMIAVGDDQWERIRISLTAESIGAPIIWRLIAGVFLVFIIVVIGKGLGKHGQVLQGGLVSGHSALGFFFATCVFFLTDNLAVSAIAILLAAVIAQSRWEAKFHSLFELSLGATVGVILGILLFGITPK; this is encoded by the coding sequence ATGGCGACGCGAGACATAACCGGGCCGTTCCGAGTGGCGTTCAGCGGCATCGTCCACACCTTCCGCACGCAGAAGCACATGCGGATCCATCTGTTCGTGACCTTGATCACGGTGCTCGGTGCCCTCATCTTGAACCTGCGCATCCGCGAAATCCTGGTGCTCATGTTCATGATCACCTTCGTTTTGGTAGCGGAGATGTTCAACAGCGCGATCGAGGCCACGGTGGACTTGGTGAGCCCGAACTACCACCCGCTGGCCAAGTTCGCCAAGGACATCGCGGCGGGGGCGGTGCTCGTGACCACCATCATGGCGATCATCGTGGGCTCGATGATCGCGGTCGGCGACGACCAATGGGAACGCATCCGCATCAGCTTGACGGCGGAGAGCATCGGCGCCCCGATCATTTGGCGGTTGATCGCGGGCGTCTTCCTCGTCTTCATCATCGTGGTGATCGGAAAGGGCCTTGGCAAGCACGGCCAGGTCTTACAGGGCGGTTTGGTGAGCGGCCACAGCGCCCTCGGGTTCTTCTTCGCGACTTGCGTGTTTTTCCTGACGGACAATTTGGCCGTCTCCGCAATCGCCATTTTGTTGGCGGCGGTGATCGCCCAGAGCCGGTGGGAAGCGAAGTTCCACTCCCTATTCGAACTAAGCCTGGGAGCGACAGTCGGCGTGATTTTGGGCATTCTGCTCTTTGGAATCACGCCTAAATAG
- a CDS encoding HlyC/CorC family transporter: MSDPSHSIRRRRARESTGSAMYTVLGFAVLTAPFALLAQAGLSDPGQSALLGLEVFLALVIVVALNGAFVAAETAIDLLRASHLKSFAGDEAVTRSLTDLLENKPQYIATCFLGSQTMRFWVYVVCIVPALAFEPWVAARTGLETGWPSVVVACMAIGIVAIALNVVVELVARTYAVTNPVMTSMRLRRMVGVFAWIFSVPGGLATAIGSLLTRRFGAKASFSTVNQAEEEIKEILVTAEETGEIEGTEKEMLHSVFEFGDTVAREIMTPRVDLDAVPVETPLSEVAILIDESGHSRIPVYEGTDDQIVGIVHAKDILKALVHNGKQELRHIMRPAVHVPENKNLHDLLQELRAARSQMVIVQDEFGGTAGVVTIEDIVEEVVGEIIDEYDPEELPIVQNGIGYVVGGKLNLFDLNDEIGTAFLSEEFDTIGGYVFGLFGRQPAKGEAIEESGYRFTVEDTDGRRILAIRLEPVEEGSVQEGVAVS, translated from the coding sequence ATGAGCGACCCAAGCCATAGTATCCGGCGTCGTCGAGCGCGGGAAAGCACCGGCTCGGCGATGTACACCGTCCTCGGGTTTGCGGTGTTGACGGCACCCTTTGCCCTGTTGGCCCAAGCGGGTCTTTCCGACCCGGGCCAGTCAGCCCTCTTGGGACTGGAAGTCTTCCTTGCCTTGGTGATCGTTGTGGCGCTGAACGGTGCCTTTGTCGCGGCGGAGACGGCCATCGACCTCCTTCGGGCTTCGCACCTCAAGTCGTTTGCCGGCGACGAGGCGGTAACGCGGTCCCTCACCGACCTCTTGGAGAACAAGCCGCAGTACATCGCGACCTGCTTCTTGGGCTCGCAGACGATGCGCTTCTGGGTCTATGTGGTCTGCATCGTCCCGGCCCTGGCTTTCGAGCCCTGGGTCGCGGCGCGGACGGGTTTGGAGACAGGCTGGCCCTCGGTGGTCGTCGCCTGCATGGCGATCGGCATTGTGGCGATCGCCCTGAACGTGGTCGTGGAACTTGTCGCCCGCACTTATGCCGTGACCAACCCGGTCATGACCTCGATGCGCTTGCGCCGCATGGTCGGCGTCTTCGCGTGGATCTTCTCTGTCCCGGGCGGGCTGGCGACCGCGATCGGCTCGCTCCTCACTCGCCGCTTCGGGGCGAAGGCGTCGTTCTCGACCGTGAACCAGGCGGAGGAGGAGATCAAGGAGATCCTCGTCACCGCGGAGGAGACGGGCGAGATCGAGGGCACCGAGAAGGAGATGCTGCACTCCGTCTTCGAGTTCGGCGACACCGTCGCCCGGGAGATCATGACCCCTCGTGTGGACCTGGACGCGGTGCCGGTCGAGACCCCGCTGAGCGAGGTCGCGATCCTGATCGACGAGTCTGGCCACTCGCGCATCCCCGTCTACGAAGGCACAGACGACCAGATCGTCGGCATCGTGCATGCGAAAGACATCTTAAAGGCTCTGGTGCACAACGGCAAGCAAGAGTTGCGGCACATCATGCGCCCGGCCGTCCACGTTCCCGAGAACAAGAACCTCCACGACCTTCTCCAGGAGCTGCGGGCCGCCCGGTCGCAGATGGTGATCGTCCAGGACGAGTTCGGCGGCACGGCGGGCGTGGTCACAATCGAAGACATCGTCGAGGAGGTCGTCGGCGAGATCATCGACGAGTACGACCCCGAGGAGCTGCCCATCGTCCAGAACGGCATCGGCTACGTGGTGGGCGGCAAACTTAACCTCTTCGACCTGAACGACGAGATCGGCACCGCCTTCCTCAGCGAGGAGTTCGACACGATCGGCGGTTATGTCTTCGGACTGTTCGGGCGTCAGCCGGCCAAGGGCGAGGCCATCGAGGAGAGCGGATACCGGTTCACGGTCGAAGACACGGACGGACGCCGCATCCTGGCAATCCGGCTCGAGCCCGTGGAAGAGGGTTCTGTTCAGGAAGGCGTCGCCGTCTCGTGA
- a CDS encoding chemotaxis response regulator protein-glutamate methylesterase encodes MKLRVLVVDDSPFIRRILTDWIKAEDDFELVGTANDGAEAVEAVKRLKPDVVTMDVEMPKMDGIAALRRIMQECPTPVIMVSSLTTDGADASVTALEVGAIDLLAKPGGGSSLKFVQSKAELVQKLKAAKYVRLQKTVRTTRPGVAPSFSGNDDRVLLVASSTGGPKALVAFFQGIPSNFPAPCLIVQHMPVGFTASLARRIDALGGMACKEAEDGDRLAPGLALLAPGGKHMTVDAAGRVSLDDRAPIHGVRPAADIMFESAAKAFGKRCFGVVFTGMGRDGAQGALAVRQAGGKMFGECEESCVVYGMPRAAKEIGGIDREVHLDGMAAEVVAEFSGSVRRAS; translated from the coding sequence ATGAAGCTTAGAGTCCTCGTCGTCGACGATTCCCCCTTCATCCGCCGCATCCTGACCGACTGGATCAAGGCGGAAGACGACTTTGAGCTGGTCGGCACGGCCAACGACGGGGCCGAAGCGGTCGAAGCGGTCAAGAGGCTAAAGCCTGACGTCGTCACCATGGACGTCGAGATGCCCAAGATGGACGGCATCGCCGCCCTGAGGCGGATCATGCAAGAGTGTCCGACGCCTGTGATCATGGTGAGCAGCCTCACCACGGATGGGGCCGATGCCAGCGTCACTGCGCTGGAGGTCGGCGCGATCGACTTGCTGGCCAAACCGGGCGGCGGGTCGAGCCTCAAGTTTGTCCAGAGCAAGGCAGAACTGGTCCAGAAGCTGAAGGCGGCGAAGTACGTCCGCCTCCAGAAGACCGTGCGTACGACGCGCCCCGGGGTGGCTCCCAGTTTCAGCGGCAACGACGACCGCGTGCTTCTGGTCGCGAGTTCCACCGGCGGCCCGAAGGCGCTCGTCGCGTTCTTCCAGGGCATACCCTCGAATTTTCCGGCCCCGTGCCTCATCGTGCAGCACATGCCGGTCGGTTTCACGGCGAGCCTCGCCAGGCGGATCGACGCACTGGGCGGCATGGCCTGTAAAGAAGCCGAGGACGGCGACCGCCTCGCCCCCGGGCTCGCCTTGCTGGCGCCGGGCGGCAAACATATGACGGTGGACGCCGCCGGCCGCGTGTCGCTCGACGATCGCGCGCCGATCCACGGCGTGCGACCGGCCGCCGACATCATGTTTGAGTCTGCGGCGAAGGCTTTTGGCAAGCGGTGCTTCGGCGTTGTCTTCACCGGCATGGGCCGCGACGGCGCCCAGGGCGCTCTCGCCGTCCGACAAGCGGGCGGAAAGATGTTCGGCGAGTGCGAAGAGAGCTGTGTGGTCTATGGCATGCCGCGGGCTGCCAAGGAGATCGGCGGCATCGACCGCGAGGTGCACCTCGACGGGATGGCCGCGGAAGTCGTCGCTGAGTTCAGCGGGAGCGTGCGGCGTGCATCCTAA
- the nusB gene encoding transcription antitermination factor NusB codes for MKSEAAPIRSRRFARRAAFQALYAVTIGMAEPEDALATALDGAELAPETSEFCRDVFLRAATAPDEFTDLFKPHLAAGWALDRLAVTDKLLCLLACVELWHRPEVPPKVTLDEYVELAKRFGSETSHRFVNGVLANVLRDSPKADWSGPPVEPEVEEPGPAEEAEPGPEQEAEQEELHQVGQWIIRQPQPLAEADEPAEPS; via the coding sequence TTGAAGTCTGAGGCCGCTCCCATACGCTCCCGAAGGTTCGCGCGGCGCGCGGCCTTCCAAGCCCTCTATGCGGTCACGATCGGCATGGCCGAACCGGAAGACGCCCTCGCCACCGCCCTGGACGGGGCCGAGCTGGCGCCAGAGACGAGCGAGTTCTGCCGGGACGTCTTTCTGCGCGCGGCGACCGCCCCTGACGAGTTCACCGACCTCTTCAAGCCGCACCTGGCGGCGGGCTGGGCGCTAGACCGGCTCGCCGTGACCGACAAGCTCCTCTGCCTGCTGGCCTGCGTCGAGCTTTGGCACCGGCCCGAGGTCCCGCCCAAGGTCACGCTTGACGAATACGTCGAACTGGCGAAGCGCTTCGGGTCGGAGACCAGCCACCGCTTTGTGAACGGCGTCCTGGCCAACGTCCTGCGCGATTCGCCGAAGGCGGACTGGTCGGGGCCGCCCGTCGAGCCTGAGGTCGAGGAACCGGGGCCGGCCGAAGAGGCCGAACCGGGTCCAGAACAGGAGGCCGAGCAAGAGGAGTTGCACCAGGTGGGGCAGTGGATCATCCGCCAGCCCCAGCCCCTGGCTGAGGCTGACGAGCCGGCCGAGCCGTCTTAG
- a CDS encoding chemotaxis protein CheC, whose protein sequence is MAIGLGLLETSAVKEMANVGLGHATTSLADLTGRPFNMDIPEVFTLDGTDTSKLGDDPDAVAMATYVPFGGEITGTTAFIFPWESSCALWEMLLGQSPASPAEIDEFYASTALEIGNILCGSFLRAISDMTQVELHAEPPLVSVETLGAISSSMLAQAESECLTALAIETSLFSTDVPLVKGTFLCFPSQSGLAVIMRRLGIPEAA, encoded by the coding sequence ATGGCGATCGGACTTGGGTTACTCGAAACTTCCGCGGTCAAAGAAATGGCCAATGTCGGGCTCGGACACGCGACGACATCGCTCGCCGACCTGACCGGGCGTCCGTTCAACATGGACATTCCCGAGGTCTTCACCCTGGACGGGACCGACACCTCGAAGCTGGGCGATGACCCCGATGCGGTCGCGATGGCGACCTATGTGCCTTTCGGGGGCGAGATAACTGGTACGACCGCCTTCATCTTCCCCTGGGAGAGTTCTTGCGCTCTCTGGGAGATGCTCCTGGGGCAAAGCCCGGCGAGCCCGGCCGAGATCGACGAATTTTACGCCTCCACCGCCTTGGAGATCGGCAACATCCTCTGCGGGAGCTTCTTAAGAGCCATCTCTGATATGACCCAGGTCGAGCTTCACGCAGAGCCCCCGCTGGTCTCCGTCGAGACGCTCGGCGCGATCAGTTCGAGCATGCTGGCCCAGGCCGAGTCTGAGTGTCTGACCGCGCTCGCGATCGAGACCAGTCTTTTCAGCACGGACGTGCCGCTCGTGAAGGGCACGTTCCTCTGCTTCCCTTCCCAGTCCGGCCTTGCCGTCATCATGCGGCGCCTGGGGATCCCGGAGGCCGCCTAG